The following proteins are co-located in the Cydia fagiglandana chromosome 2, ilCydFagi1.1, whole genome shotgun sequence genome:
- the LOC134675605 gene encoding WD repeat-containing protein 36 — translation MAEQSSSRIFTGSKVLGYVSTHVPFVARFIKRRGETLLCTSVGKWFHTYGCNKFRLLSISGQHPGPITCMSGDNFHVYSASNNNVYAWRRGCELKHVYKGHNAPILLMLPFGIHLITIDKQNHLKVFDIKEESIYLELRFEKDFTISTICHPPTYLNKILLGSKQGPLQLWNLRTSKLVYTFKGWKARVVVLEPAPAVDVVAIGLSNRKIILHNLRLDQTVMDFIHDWGAVATLSFRMDGVPVMVTGSTLGHIVVWDLEERRVMSTVTSGHSKMVAGMQCLMSEPLMVTNSADNSLKLWIFDMPDGGARLLRVRAGHSHPPNLVWHCEPTGENLLAAGNDSSLHIMNTVTETFNKNMGKATFNRKATKNKKRLQTDTKIMPPIVKLSSCMQRDKQWDSIATLHRGKSVVTTWSYNKMRMGEYKLWLPDRPRGVVATCLTVTQCGNFVIIGYDNGQVHKFNMQSGIHRGHYGEVLDKKIAHNGALRGVETDLCNQRVITAGADEKLKFWHFKSTNTPYHVMQLEESVSFTKCHRESALLALANEDFTIILVDIDTMNIVRRFEGHRGKINDIGFDSQSRWLFSASMDCTLCTWDIPSGHLVDIFSLEQPVTCLSMSPTGDYLATTHVGQLGVVLWANRLLYEKVFLKPIDRANMEVLKIKLPSTVPEKPSIEDIGTIDIGDEAEYMSPSQISSELITLSSQPTSKWLNLLHLDVVKKRNKPKTPLTVPKSAPFFLPTVASLDLQFDLESEKDNKETKLLIPESLSTLSVFAKKLVECKSEENFEKCIEKLKSLSPAAIDSEVSCMSPDAGGTVEVLKQFLAMLNVMLRSNRDFELAQSYLSLFLKSHTKTIAQTEELRVALREVEEAATQAWARLQNNLLYNICVVKALKDM, via the exons ATGGCAGAACAATCCAGTAGTCGAATATTTACCGGTTCGAAAGTCCTAGGTTATGTTAGTACACATGTGCCCTTCGTTGCTAGATTTATCAAGAGGCGCGGTGAAACGCTACTTTGCACAAGTGTTGGAAAGTGGTTCCATACATATGGATGTAATAAATTCCGTCTACTAAGTATCAGCGGCCAACACCCGGGCCCAATCACTTGTATGAGCGGGGACAATTTTCATGTTTATTCTGCGAGTAACAACAATGTTTATGCATGGAGACGAGGCTGTGAACTCAAACATGTGTACAAAGGCCACAATGCGCCGATTCTATTAATGCTCCCGTTCGGTATACATCTAATAACAATTGACAAACAGAATCACCTGAAAGTGTTTGATATAAAAGAAGAGTCTATTTATCTAGAACTGAGATTTGAAAAGGATTTCACAATATCCACCATTTGCCATCCTCCCACATATTTGAACAAGATCCTGCTTGGCAGTAAGCAAGGGCCTTTGCAATTGTGGAACCTGCGTACTTCAAAGCTCGTCTACACATTCAAAGGATGGAAGGCGCGCGTGGTGGTGTTAGAGCCCGCGCCGGCGGTTGATGTTGTGGCAATCGGACTGTCAAACAGGAAAATCATCCTGCATAACTTACGTCTAGACCAGACAGTTATGGATTTCATTCATGACTGGGGAGCTGTTGCAACTCTATCCTTCAGAATGGATGGAGTGCCTGTCATGGTGACAGGAAGTACACTAGGTCACATTGTGGTGTGGGATCTCGAGGAGAGGAGGGTAATGTCAACAGTAACGTCTGGCCACTCGAAGATGGTGGCAGGCATGCAGTGCTTAATGTCTGAACCGTTGATGGTAACAAACTCTGCTGATAATTCACTGAAGTTGTGGATCTTTGACATGCCTGATGGTGGAGCTAGGCTCCTAAGAGTAAG AGCTGGCCATTCACACCCACCTAACCTGGTCTGGCACTGTGAGCCCACTGGTGAGAACTTGCTAGCAGCCGGCAATGACAGCTCACTCCACATCATGAACACAGTCACAGAGACCTTCAACAAGAACATGGGCAAGGCCACATTTAATAGAAAGGCAACCAAGAATAAGA AAAGACTACAGACAGATACCAAGATCATGCCACCCATAGTAAAACTCAGCTCATGTATGCAAAGAGACAAGCAATGGGACAGTATAGCAACCCTCCACCGCGGCAAAAGTGTGGTCACCACCTGGTCATACAATAAAATGAGAATGGGTGAATACAAACTATGGCTTCCAGATAGACCAAGAGGAGTGGTAGCCACTTGTCTCACTGTGACACAGTGTGGTAATTTTGTCATCATTG GATATGACAATGGTCAGGTTCACAAGTTTAACATGCAATCCGGTATTCACCGAGGACATTATGGCGAGGTTTTAGACAAAAAAATAGCACACAATGGTGCCCTTAGGGGAGTGGAGACAGACCTGTGCAACCAGAGGGTAATCACTGCAGGCGCGGATGAGAAACTCAAGTTCTGGCATTTTAAATCAA CAAATACACCATACCATGTAATGCAGCTGGAGGAATCCGTCAGTTTCACAAAGTGCCACAGAGAAAGTGCCCTTCTGGCACTGGCCAATGAGGACTTCACAATCATCCTTGTGGACATAGATACTATGAATATTGTCAGGCGATTTGAGGGACACAGGGGTAAAATCAATGACATCGGATTTGATTCTCAGAGCAG GTGGCTGTTCAGTGCGTCAATGGACTGCACGCTGTGTACTTGGGACATACCCAGTGGTCATTTAGTGGACATATTTTCA TTGGAGCAGCCAGTCACATGCCTGAGCATGTCGCCCACCGGCGACTACTTGGCGACTACGCACGTGGGTCAGCTGGGCGTGGTCCTGTGGGCGAACAGGCTGCTGTACGAGAAGGTCTTCCTCAAGCCCATCGACAGGGCAAACATGGAAGTGCTTAAGATCA AGCTACCCTCTACAGTACCTGAGAAACCTAGCATAGAGGATATAGGCACAATCGATATCGGAGATGAGGCAGAATACATGTCACCTTCGCAAATCAGCAGCGAGCTTATCACGCTGTCTAGCCAGCCGACTTCCAAATGGCTCAATCTGCTACATTTGGACGTTGTCAAGAAAAGAAACAAGCCTAAAACGCCTTTGACGGTCCCCAAATCTGCGCCGTTCTTCCTGCCCACAGTCGCTAGTCTCGACTTACAATTCGACTTAGAAAGTGAAAAGGACAATAAAGAAACCAAGCTATTAATACCCGAGTCTCTCTCGACTCTGAGCGTGTTTGCTAAGAAGTTAGTGGAGTGCAAAAGTGAAGAGAACTTCGAGAAGTGCATAGAGAAGTTGAAGTCGCTTTCGCCGGCCGCCATCGATTCCGAAGTTTCGTGTATGTCGCCGGACGCGGGAGGTACTGTCGAGGTTTTGAAACAGTTTCTGGCCATGTTGAATGTTATGTTGAGAAGTAACAGAGACTTCGAGCTGGCGCAGTCGTATTTAAGTTTGTTCTTGAAATCGCACACGAAAACGATTGCGCAAACTGAGGAGCTACGTGTTGCATTGCGCGAAGTGGAGGAAGCGGCGACTCAAGCGTGGGCTCGGCTGCAAAACAATTTGCTCTACAATATTTGTGTAGTAAAGGCCTTAAAAGATATGTAA
- the LOC134675643 gene encoding probable ATP-dependent RNA helicase pitchoune has protein sequence MPTPDKILLRKIKKREKNKLKLAEKKSSVPETTSKPEPIKDVKKRPHENNVPENIPKKKKKNKKVKQEPVEVKEESTENDSDNEDGNESDDQVEKEPIEGKPDPDSSQLPGSSLCLGILSSQKFSALEDKVCEATLMGVKDMGFTTMTEIQAKAIPPLLEGRDLVGAARTGSGKTLAFLIPAIDLIYKLKFKPRNGTGVIILSPTRELSMQTFGVLMELMKYHHHTYGLVMGGANRSTEAQKLSKGINILVATPGRLLDHLQNTPDFLYKNLQCLVIDEADRILEIGFEEEVKQIIRLLPKRRQTMLFSATQTKKTEALTALAVKHEPVYVGVDDHREQATVDSLEQGYIVCPSEKRMMVLFTFLKKNRKKKVMVFFSTCMSVKYHHELFNYIDLPVMSIHGKQQQTKRTTTFFQFCNAESGILLCTDVAARGLDIPAVDWIVQYDPPDDPKEYIHRVGRTARGLGTSGHALLFLRPEELGFLRFLKQSKVTLNEFEFSWNKVADIQLQLEKLISRNYFLNQSAKEAFKSYLRAYDSHHLKTIFDIDTIDMAKVSKSFGFTVPPAVELKVEKKGPPTKRKGGGGYGYFKSLNAPMSQKNKAEKTKIYRQKGGNNRSVS, from the exons atgccGACACCCGACAAAATTCTTTTAAGAAAAATTAAGAAacgtgaaaaaaataaattaaagttagcTGAGAAAAAATCAAGCGTGCCAG AAACCACATCCAAGCCAGAGCCAATTAAAGATGTAAAGAAAAGGCCACATGAAAATAATGTGCCTGAAAACATACCGAAAA aaaaaaagaaGAATAAGAAGGTCAAACAAGAACCAGTGGAAGTAAAAGAAGAAAGCACAGAGAATGATTCAGACAATGAGGACGGAAATGAGAGTGATGACCAGGTTGAGAAAGAACCAATTGAGGGCAAGCCAGATCCAGATTCAAGCCAGT TGCCAGGATCCAGCTTATGCCTTGGCATTCTATCAAGTCAAAAATTCTCTGCACTTGAGGACAAAGTCTGTGAGGCAACACTCATGGGAGTAAAAGATATGGGTTTCACAACAATGACAGAGATTCAAGCTAAGGCCATACCACCTTTGCTTGAAGGCAGAGACCTTGTAGGAGCAGCCAGGACAGGTTCTGGAAAGACTCTGGCGTTTCTAATACCAGCTATTGATCTTATTTACAAGTTGAAGTTCAAGCCAAGAAATG GTACAGGAGTCATAATTCTATCACCAACAAGAGAGTTGTCTATGCAAACTTTTGGAGTATTGATGGAGTTAATGAAATATCATCACCACACCTATGGGCTGGTCATGGGTGGTGCTAACAGAAGTACAGAAGCCCAGAAATTATCGAAAG GTATCAACATTTTGGTAGCCACTCCAGGTAGACTGCTAGATCATTTGCAGAACACTCCAGACTTTTTGTACAAAAACCTACAGTGTCTAGTTATCGATGAAGCAGACAGGATACTTGAGATTGGATTTGAGGAAGAAGTGAAACAAATCATAAGGTTGTTGCCCA AACGCCGTCAGACCATGTTGTTCAGCGCCACGCAAACAAAGAAGACGGAGGCGTTGACAGCTCTGGCTGTAAAACACGAGCCAGTGTATGTTGGCGTTGATGATCACAGGGAGCAAGCTACTGTGGATAGTTTGGAGCAAGG TTACATAGTTTGCCCGTCAGAAAAGCGCATGATGGTGTTATTCACATTCCTCAAAAAGAACAGAAAGAAAAAGGTGATGGTGTTCTTCTCCACCTGTATGTCGGTGAAGTACCATCACGAACTGTTCAACTACATCGACCTGCCGGTCATGTCTATACAT GGTAAACAACAACAGACAAAGCGAACTACAACATTCTTCCAGTTCTGTAACGCCGAAAGCGGTATCCTGCTTTGCACAGACGTGGCGGCCAGAGGACTGGACATACCGGCCGTCGATTGGATTGTCCAGTATGATCCGCCTGATGATCCCAAG GAATACATCCACCGCGTGGGCAGGACGGCGCGCGGCCTCGGGACCAGCGGGCACGCGCTGCTGTTCCTGCGGCCCGAGGAGCTCGGCTTCCTGCGCTTCTTGAAGCAGTCCAAGGTCACGCTCAACGAGTTCGAGTTCTCGTGGAACAAAGTGGCCGATATACAGCTGCAG CTGGAAAAACTGATATCAAGAAATTACTTCCTAAATCAGTCCGCAAAGGAAGCATTCAAGAGCTATTTGAGGGCGTACGACTCGCATCACCTGAAAACCATATTCGACATTGATACTATAGATATGGCTAAAGTCTCCAAATCGTTTGGATTCACTGTACCGCCCGCAGTTGAGCTCAAAGTCGAGAAGAAAGGGCCTCCGACGAAGCGCAAGGGAGGAGGCGGGTATGGATACTTCAAGTCACTGAATGCTCCGATGAGTCAAAAGAATAAAGCAGAGAAAACGAAGATCTACCGACAGAAAGGCGGTAACAACAGATCAGTGAGCTGA